One part of the Flavobacterium johnsoniae UW101 genome encodes these proteins:
- a CDS encoding DUF6965 family protein, with amino-acid sequence MNHEEIKRYFESNPPPKELRLTEWANITDTQVFLRSCYSTIRNFSGPVDRCPAWWHLRDFYILMKKTAAPQAQSREAAAENIQEDVSDQALSEEEAAL; translated from the coding sequence ATGAACCACGAAGAAATAAAACGCTATTTTGAAAGCAATCCACCGCCCAAGGAACTAAGACTGACCGAATGGGCAAATATTACCGATACGCAGGTTTTTCTCAGGAGCTGCTACAGCACCATCAGAAACTTCAGCGGACCTGTGGACCGCTGTCCTGCATGGTGGCATCTCAGGGATTTTTATATCCTAATGAAAAAAACCGCCGCACCTCAGGCTCAATCCCGGGAAGCGGCTGCGGAGAATATTCAGGAAGACGTATCTGATCAGGCACTTTCAGAAGAAGAAGCCGCTCTGTAA